The region CAAGAACAGGCACGGGCATTGGCCACACCATCTACCCCTGCTCGCTGCTGACTTTCAAGGCTCCCTAGACCCCGCAGCAGGCGTCCTTCCTTGATCAGATAGAGGCGTTTAGCCGGCGCCCCCAAGTCATCAAAGGCATAGCTGGCCAGTTCACCGCTAACGGTCGGATCAAACGTCACATTCAGGAGGGGGGAACCATACTGCCGCTGCCCAAAGTCCTCAAGGCGAATAAAGCTACCGCCGGCGTAGTTGCGCTCATCCCCCAAGATGCGGTCCAGTTCTAGGGGATGACCAATGCTCTCATGGATTTGCAGCATCATTTGGTCGGGGGCAAGGACCAGGGTGGTGGTTGTTTCTGGGCACTCTTGGGCACTGAGGAGTTCAAGGGCCTGCTCGCCAATGTGACGGGCGCGATCGCTCAACTGATCAGCACTCAGCCACTCTAGCCCCCCTTGATAGCAGCGAGCTAACCAACCGTGATCGGTCCGTTGCTGCACGACCCCTGCCCCCTGAGCCGTGGCCCTCATATCCGTGAGCACTTGATAAAATTGCTGTTCAATTTGACTGCCATCACTGCTGAACCACTGGCTAGTGGTCTCTACGGTTTGCACAAAGGCACAGGTTTGGACAATCTCATCACCGACTTTGAGGCTATGGCAAATATCCTGAAGTAGGTGATTTAACTCCGCCGCTGAAAGCTGATTAAAGGGTTGCTGTTGGGGCGATCGGTAGTGTCCCCTGCCCTGGCCCCGTGCTGCTGGTGTAAAGTTAAAGACTTGCCAAGGGGCAGCCGTTTTCGCCTGTTGATAGGCCTGCTGAATCGCCCCATGGATGGCACTGGGGTGCAAATCTGGGGTTGCTGTATAGGCAAATTGACCATTGACAAGCACCTCCACCATGACCCCCCGCTGGCGCGATCGCTGGTTCATTTCAGGATGGCCGTCGCGGGCACTGCGAGTGGTGACAATTTCCTCAACATAACGCAGCCCCAACCAATCAAGGGGTAAATCCACCTGATTCAAAATAGCAGTAAAGTTGGGTGCAGTCATGGCAGTATGGTACCTTGAGGTAGGGTAAAGTTTGAGTCTTTTCCTATGCTAACGGCTTTTACTGCAGGGCTGACCCTGATCACCATTTCTGAGCTGGGGGACAAGACATTCTTTATTGCGATGATTTTGGCAACTCGCCATAGCAAGCGGTGGGTCTTCCTGGGGGCATGGTCAGCTTTAATGACGATGACACTGCTGTCAGTGGCCGTGGGCAAGGTCTTTCAACTTTTACCGCAAGAATTCACCTTCTACGCTGCGATTTTGCTCTTCACCATTTTTGGCCTCAGGATGTTGATTCAAGGCTGGCGGATGGGGAATAAACCCTGTGAGGACGAGTGTGAAGCAGCAGTGGAAACAGTGGAAAAAGCGGAAGCCAATCTCAGCCGTTGGGGCAGTAATCCTGCTTGGGCAGCATTTGTAGAAGCCTTTAGTTTGACCTTGATGGCCGAATGGGGCGATCGCACCCAAATTGCCACAATTACCCTTGCTGCCGCTAGCCAGGCTTTCGGCGTTGCCCTCGGTGCCATTGCTGGCCACGGGATTTGTACTGCGATTGCCGTCTTGGGTGGCGGCTTGATAGCTGGGCGCATCTCAGAACGAACACTGACCTTGAGCGGTGGGGCTTTATTTTTAATCTTCGCGATTGTCACCGCCTTACAAGGGATGCCCAAGCTGTCTTAAGTTCGACCTATCTTGCTCTCCAGCAAACGTACCTAGAGGAGGCGGCCAGAGGTGGCAAACTCCTGCACCACAGCCCAAATAAACTCCTCAAGGGAGCGCACCCCCGCCTGATCCTCAAACACCTTTGGCAGATTGTTTTGGATTTTGGCGCGAATCCACTGGCGATAGTCAGCATGTTGACCCAGTTCAATCGCTTTTTGAACATACGCAGATGCATCTGGAGCAATCAACTCCGGTATTTCCAACAGGGTCAGAATAGCAGCTGTATGCCGCCCCCGCATAAAGCGCCCCGGTGTGGTCACCATCGGTACTTGGGCATAGTAGAGCGCTTCTAGGGTTGAATTGCCCCCTGACCATTCTAAACTGTCTAAGAAAATATCCAGACAGTGCAACATTGAGGTGAAGCCATAGAAGTTTAAGGGGCGAGAGAAAAAGCAGTACTCCCTATAGTCAAGATTTTTGGCAGCAAAGGCCCGTTCGAGGCGCTGTTCAAACCGGCGGCGGCTCTTTTTAGTCATAAAGTGGGTAATAAAGACAAATTGGCAATTCCCCACCGCTGCAGCAATTTCTGGATAGATATGGTCAAACTGTGGCAGGTACTTAAAGACACTCTGGAGGCAGCCGTAGATCACCGCATCACTTTTGAGGCCAAATTCCTCGCGGGTAATGGGCGATCGCGAGTCTGGCGGCATCGGACTAAAGGCAATTCCCAAATTTTTTAGCCTGATGAGTTTTTCAGCGTAATACTTTTGGCCATCGGCTGGTTCCATCAGCTCACTACTGAGGAAATAATCAATTGTGGGCAGGCCAGAGGTGTCGGGATGCCCCCAAGACATACATTGAATCGGCGCTAATCTTAAAGCAGCAATTTGAATCAGTTGTAAATCCATCCCCAGTTCGGGAAAAATCACTAAATGCAATTGATCAGCGCGGATCTGCTCAAACCATTCTTGGGGGGACTTGCTGCCCATCACAAAGCGATGACAGTAGGTTTTTGCTTGTTCGGTGCAGCGATCGCCCCAATCCTGCACATAGTAGCCATAGAGCTGAAACTTTTCTCTATCGAGATGTTTGAGCCAACCGTGGAGCATCAGTTTCCAAACCGTATGCTCAAAAAAGTGACCGCAGACCAATCCAATCCGCAGTGGCTCATTGGCCTTCACGGCTGGCATCGGTGGCCGCTCTGAGGCACTGGGAATCATACTCATCATGATTTCATGGACAATCTGGCCATATTTTTGTTGCAGATCGCGGGTTTCATCCCCCTGATAGGGCAGTAAAAATGTCCCCACGTTCCCGAGCCACTGATACAGATATTTTTTCTGATCCAAAGGGAAGCTTTGAAACCGTTGATAGAAATCGGATATCGATTCCCTAATTTTTTGGCGACATTCATTGAGCTCTTCTACATCTTTATAGACATAGAGGAGATAACTCAGGGATTTGAGAAAATCAATGCCAATTTGCCAGTCGGGTCTGAGTTCAATGGCTTTTTCGTAGGCCCTAAGGCGCTGTTGCAAATCACTATCAGCGGCACTGAGCAGTGCCAAACGATACCAAGATTCTGCTAAGTTAGAATCTATTGCTAGCGCATGATTGAGAGCGGAGATGGCTGCCTGATGGTTTTTGTCCTTCCATTTATTCAGCGCCAGTTTTTGCCATCCCTGGACAAAGGCAGGATGGGTTTTTTGCTCAGCAGTCTGTTGAATAAATTCCTCGATGCACCCCATAATTGAGAACCTAGCAATGACGACGGTATCGGTCCAGATTTAGGAAGACTCTCCCTTGCTTGGGAACAACAATCTCACTCTGGTTGTAGATTTTTGCCTAAGTGCTTTACAGCTTGCCACACTGCACACCCACTCCAGTCACTATTCTATGTGTGTCTATGCGTGTTGCCTTGTGCTGCCACAGGAGTAGGCCCCCTGGCGATCGCCCGACTTGGCACCGTCCTGAGGGGCATTCAGAACAGGGATCCCCTACTGCGGTGCAAAAGCGCTATTGGGTTCGGATTTGGGACAAACCTGCCCCTGGATAGTAGGTGCCTAAGATTTGCAGATAGTTGTAGCCGCGCTTGCCCAACTCATAGGCGCCTGTCTGACTCATGCCCCGCCCGCCAAAGACGTCCCGCACAATATCGTCGGTAGCGGCATACATCGAAATCATGATGCGGCCGCTTTTGGTGAGAACAATTCCCCGCGTCGCTTGCACTGCCGCTTGAGTAGTGTTCCACTCCGTCTCAATACCGCGATACACTTGCCAGCGTTCGTCGTTCCCCAGATCAAAAAAGCGGCTAGCGGGCTGGAACATGTGGGCAAGGGCATAGGAACGGGCGGCGATCGCCTGGGCCTTCAGGGTCTCCATTGGCCAGTCGGGATACACCTCTGAACCGACCACACTCACTAAGTACTCTTCTAAGTGTCAAGACCCGTGACATTATCTACCCTTGAAACGAAGAGGTCTGGTCGCTCAGTTTGCCACCATCGCAGTTTCTCAATGGGAGTCATGTGGCCCAAAACGCGTTGGGGAATGCGGTGATTGTACGCCCAAAGGTATCGCGTGAGCGTCTCTTGCAAGTCGGCTGCCGAGACAAAGCGTTCAGCGCGCAGAATCTCCGCAATGCGGCCGTTGAAGCGTTCCACCATCCCGTTGGTTTGCGGATGGCGGGGTTGGATGAGCCGATGGGTGATGCGCTTTTCACGACAGAGCTGATCAAACGGATGGTGTCCCGTGGGTTGGCGTTCGCCTGCGGAGGAGAAACGGTCGGTAAACTCCTTGCCGTTATCAGTCAGCACCGTACGCACCACGAAAGGAGCGTTGGCAAGGACATTTGCAAGAAAGCGCGTTGCCGATTCTGCGCTCTTCTCCTCGTGGATTGCCAAATAGACCCAGCGCGTTGCCCGATCAATCGCGACAAAGAGGTAGCGGCGCTGCTCCTCATCCGGCATTTGTGGCAGGTATTTGACGTCGATGTGGATGAACCCAGGTGCGTACGCTTTGAACTGCCGCGTGGTGCTTTTGGGACTGCCTTCGAGGCTTTCGCGTTCCTTTTGCAGTATCCTGAGGTTCGAGACTCCGTGGCG is a window of Thermosynechococcus vestitus BP-1 DNA encoding:
- a CDS encoding SpoIID/LytB domain-containing protein, giving the protein MSVVGSEVYPDWPMETLKAQAIAARSYALAHMFQPASRFFDLGNDERWQVYRGIETEWNTTQAAVQATRGIVLTKSGRIMISMYAATDDIVRDVFGGRGMSQTGAYELGKRGYNYLQILGTYYPGAGLSQIRTQ
- a CDS encoding TldD/PmbA family protein translates to MTAPNFTAILNQVDLPLDWLGLRYVEEIVTTRSARDGHPEMNQRSRQRGVMVEVLVNGQFAYTATPDLHPSAIHGAIQQAYQQAKTAAPWQVFNFTPAARGQGRGHYRSPQQQPFNQLSAAELNHLLQDICHSLKVGDEIVQTCAFVQTVETTSQWFSSDGSQIEQQFYQVLTDMRATAQGAGVVQQRTDHGWLARCYQGGLEWLSADQLSDRARHIGEQALELLSAQECPETTTTLVLAPDQMMLQIHESIGHPLELDRILGDERNYAGGSFIRLEDFGQRQYGSPLLNVTFDPTVSGELASYAFDDLGAPAKRLYLIKEGRLLRGLGSLESQQRAGVDGVANARACSWNRPPIDRMANLNIEPGTQSFDEIIGNIEAGVYMESNRSWSIDDYRLKFQFGCEYAKLIENGRLTRTLRNPNYRGTTPEFWQSLIAVGDASTWGIFGTPFCGKGEPNQAIRVGHASPVCAFANIQVFGGG
- a CDS encoding TMEM165/GDT1 family protein, whose translation is MLTAFTAGLTLITISELGDKTFFIAMILATRHSKRWVFLGAWSALMTMTLLSVAVGKVFQLLPQEFTFYAAILLFTIFGLRMLIQGWRMGNKPCEDECEAAVETVEKAEANLSRWGSNPAWAAFVEAFSLTLMAEWGDRTQIATITLAAASQAFGVALGAIAGHGICTAIAVLGGGLIAGRISERTLTLSGGALFLIFAIVTALQGMPKLS
- a CDS encoding IS481-like element ISTel1 family transposase; translated protein: MPRIHANARTTPRIRREIQQAPASISHRELARRYGIHRHTVAKWRKRATVEDKSTRPHRLQTTLTEAQELVIVEVRKLLLLPLDDLLVLARTFLNPNLSRSALDRCLRRHGVSNLRILQKERESLEGSPKSTTRQFKAYAPGFIHIDVKYLPQMPDEEQRRYLFVAIDRATRWVYLAIHEEKSAESATRFLANVLANAPFVVRTVLTDNGKEFTDRFSSAGERQPTGHHPFDQLCREKRITHRLIQPRHPQTNGMVERFNGRIAEILRAERFVSAADLQETLTRYLWAYNHRIPQRVLGHMTPIEKLRWWQTERPDLFVSRVDNVTGLDT